From the Montipora capricornis isolate CH-2021 chromosome 2, ASM3666992v2, whole genome shotgun sequence genome, one window contains:
- the LOC138036985 gene encoding uncharacterized protein, which yields MSFHTLLSAIPVDKACDYIRKKVDEDTTLHLRTKLNTDKIISLLEFTFSNNYFKFNDTFYKQIHGCAMGSPVSPVVPNLCMEIIEESAIAASTTPPKVWKRYVDDSFVIIKEHYVSKFHDTLNAVDPKISFTIETENNGQISFLDTLITGKNGAVTIGVYRKSTHTDRYLDSHQELKHKITAASTLLNRALNLPSTAEGVRKELSHVSNALKSNGYPSATISNILKKKSTSDVTHPFP from the coding sequence ATGTCGTTTCACACTTTACTCAGTGCCATCCCGGTTGATAAGGCCTGTGATTACATCAGAAAAAAGGTAGACGAGGACACCACGCTACACTTAAGAACGAAGCTCAACACCGACAAAATCATCTCCCTCTTGGAATTCACCTTCTCTAACAACTACTTTAAGTTTAACGATACTTTCTACAAACAGATACATGGATGTGCAATGGGGAGCCCAGTTAGCCCCGTCGTACCTAATCTTTGTATGGAAATAATTGAAGAATCGGCAATCGCCGCCTCGACAACACCGCCAAAAGTCTGGAAACGTTACGTAGATGACAGCTTTGTCATAATCAAGGAACACTACGTGAGTAAGTTCCATGACACTCTCAACGCAGTTGACCCTAAGATATCTTTCACCATTGAAACTGAGAACAATGGTCAAATTTCCTTTCTAGACACCTTGATAACCGGGAAGAATGGGGCAGTTACTATCGGTGTTTATCGAAAGTCCACACACACTGACAGATACCTGGACTCTCATCAGGAGTTAAAACACAAAATAACTGCCGCCTCTACCCTTCTAAATCGGGCACTCAACCTCCCGAGCACCGCTGAAGGAGTAAGGAAAGAGCTGAGCCACGTTTCCAATGCGTTAAAATCAAATGGCTACCCATCAGCAACTATATCGAACATCTTAAAGAAGAAATCGACCTCTGATGTGACTCATCCCTTCCCCTGA
- the LOC138039162 gene encoding uncharacterized protein: MMENSTVLNGNSIPSCLAFATVYKDFITFLFYIVTTCLQSIFFGLGIVYVMRREAQRRFRENKDEELRFERAKRDEDLRCKEEQNNQLWREWRKFSEAVNILIQYMGLKRSKTLRRLQMVADTFSKVRILPHINGLDVLRYMIDDEESFQSSELDQLRLDLEPVFVLLNHCWSMCCLGETPHHIKLEIKRIVIELGNIILPFVSEGSRRGIIEECLRDFDCGDVPHQHINRQQLKRDVPYVKHIQFGDGKQNYEECKNFAFTIDCFESQVPRDLKQLLTELIEDDNSDDYALGFVKKMQDLKEDWISKDASDEEMVLKLIHDVRCNIWKAIQEEEGVQLEPGVTDVNTLEAVRREVAERPVTHWLIKRLIGRFTFLYLVKSSIQTFYDNLTSVHLRE; the protein is encoded by the coding sequence ATGATGGAAAACTCGACGGTATTGAATGGCAACAGCATCCCATCTTGCTTAGCTTTCGCTACAGTCTACAAGGATTTCATCACATTTCTATTTTACATTGTCACTACATGTCTACAGTCCATATTTTTTGGACTCGGGATCGTTTATGTGATGCGGAGAGAGGCTCAAAGGCGTTTTAGGGAAAACAAAGACGAAGAGTTGCGATTTGAGAGGGCTAAAAGGGACGAAGATCTGCGTTGTAAAGAAGAGCAAAATAATCAACTGTGGCGTGAATGGCGAAAGTTCTCTGAAGCAGTTAACATTCTGATACAGTATATGGGACTGAAAAGGAGTAAAACCCTTCGACGTCTCCAAATGGTCGCAGACACTTTCTCAAAAGTTCGAATCTTACCCCACATCAATGGCCTTGATGTGTTGAGATACATGATTGATGACGAAGAGAGTTTTCAGAGTAGTGAACTAGATCAACTTCGTCTTGATCTGGAGCCTGTCTTTGTGCTATTGAATCACTGCTGGTCCATGTGCTGTTTGGGAGAAACACCTCACCATATTAAACTGGAAATTAAACGAATTGTTATTGAGTTGGGTAATATAATATTACCCTTCGTCAGCGAAGGGTCTCGTCGTGGTATCATCGAGGAATGCTTGCGTGACTTTGATTGCGGTGATGTGCCTCATCAACATATAAACAGACAGCAACTGAAGCGTGATGTTCCTTATGTCAAGCACATACAGTTTGGGGACGGCAAACAAAATTACGAAGAGTGCAAAAACTTTGCCTTTACGATCGATTGCTTCGAATCGCAAGTACCACGAGATCTTAAACAACTTCTCACTGAGTTGATCGAGGATGACAATTCCGATGATTACGCGTTAGGATTTGTCAAGAAAATGCAAGACCTGAAGGAAGACTGGATTAGCAAAGATGCAAGTGATGAAGAGATGGTCCTAAAATTGATTCATGATGTACGATGCAATATTTGGAAGGCAATTCAAGAGGAAGAAGGTGTTCAGCTTGAACCAGGCGTGACTGACGTCAACACGTTAGAAGCTGTTCGTCGTGAGGTGGCAGAACGTCCAGTGACACACTGGTTGATTAAACGGCTCATTGGACGATTCACATTTTTGTATCTTGTAAAAAGTTCAATCCAAACGTTTTATGATAATTTGACATCAGTTCATCTTAGAGAGTGA